Proteins encoded in a region of the Mycolicibacterium chitae genome:
- a CDS encoding HU family DNA-binding protein, with protein MNKAELIDVLTEKLGSDRRQATAAVEHVVDTIVRAVHKGDSVTITGFGVFEQRRRAARVARNPRTGETVKVKPTSVPAFRPGAQFKAVVSGAQKLPADGPAVKRGVVAGPAKKTAAKKAAKKTAAKKAAPAKKVAAKKTAAKKAAPAKKAAVKKATPAKKTAAKKAAPAKKAAVKKAAPARKTAAKKAAPAKKAVAKKAPARKAATKAPARKAPAKKGRK; from the coding sequence ATGAACAAAGCAGAGCTCATCGACGTACTCACGGAGAAACTGGGCTCGGACCGTCGTCAGGCCACCGCCGCGGTGGAGCATGTCGTCGACACCATTGTGCGCGCCGTGCACAAGGGCGACAGCGTGACGATCACCGGCTTCGGCGTATTCGAGCAGCGCAGGCGCGCCGCCCGGGTTGCGCGCAATCCCCGCACTGGTGAGACGGTGAAGGTGAAGCCGACCTCGGTTCCGGCGTTCCGCCCGGGGGCGCAATTCAAGGCGGTTGTCTCTGGCGCACAAAAGCTCCCGGCCGACGGTCCGGCAGTCAAGCGTGGCGTCGTGGCGGGCCCCGCCAAGAAGACGGCGGCCAAGAAGGCCGCGAAGAAGACGGCCGCCAAGAAGGCCGCACCGGCCAAGAAGGTAGCCGCCAAGAAGACCGCCGCCAAGAAGGCGGCACCGGCCAAGAAGGCTGCGGTCAAGAAGGCCACCCCGGCCAAGAAGACCGCTGCCAAGAAGGCGGCACCGGCCAAGAAGGCTGCGGTCAAGAAGGCGGCACCGGCCCGCAAGACCGCCGCCAAGAAGGCCGCACCGGCCAAGAAGGCCGTCGCCAAGAAGGCACCCGCCCGCAAGGCCGCGACCAAGGCTCCGGCGCGTAAGGCGCCGGCCAAGAAGGGTCGCAAGTAG
- the leuD gene encoding 3-isopropylmalate dehydratase small subunit: MEAFDTHTGIGVPLRRANVDTDQIIPAVYLKRVTRTGFEDGLFAEWRKDPSFVLNLSPFDRGSVLVAGPDFGTGSSREHAVWALMDFGFRVVISPRFADIFRGNAGKAGLLAAQVSADDVELLWKLIEQSPGLEITVNLQDRNIVAGTAVVPFNIDDYTAWRLLEGLDDIGLTLRKQDSITAYEAARPSWKPKTLPAP, encoded by the coding sequence ATGGAAGCCTTTGACACCCACACCGGCATCGGAGTTCCGCTGCGACGGGCCAATGTCGACACCGATCAGATCATTCCGGCGGTCTACCTGAAGCGCGTCACCCGAACGGGTTTCGAGGACGGATTGTTCGCCGAATGGCGCAAGGATCCGAGCTTTGTATTGAATCTGAGTCCCTTCGATCGGGGCTCGGTGTTGGTCGCCGGACCGGATTTCGGCACCGGATCCTCACGCGAGCACGCCGTGTGGGCACTCATGGACTTCGGCTTCCGGGTGGTCATCTCGCCCCGCTTCGCCGACATTTTCCGGGGCAATGCCGGAAAGGCCGGTCTGTTGGCCGCACAAGTTTCTGCCGATGATGTGGAACTGCTGTGGAAGCTCATCGAGCAGAGCCCGGGGCTGGAAATCACTGTCAATCTTCAAGATCGAAATATCGTCGCCGGAACGGCGGTGGTGCCGTTCAACATTGACGATTACACCGCCTGGCGGCTGCTCGAGGGGCTCGACGATATAGGCCTTACGCTGCGGAAACAAGATTCGATCACGGCCTACGAGGCGGCGCGCCCGAGTTGGAAGCCGAAGACCCTGCCGGCCCCCTGA
- the leuC gene encoding 3-isopropylmalate dehydratase large subunit: MATNSVPRTMAEKVWADHVVASGDGEPDLIYIDLHLVHEVTSPQAFDGLRLAGRPVRRPDLTIATEDHNVPTVDIDKPIADPVSRTQVETLRRNCEEFGIRLHPMGDVEQGIVHIIGPQLGLTQPGTTVVCGDSHTSTHGAFGALAMGIGTSEVEHVLATQTLPLKPFKTMAVNVDGTLPAGVTAKDIILAVIAKIGTGGGQGHVIEYRGSAIEALSMEGRMTVCNMSIEAGARAGMVAPDQTTYEFLKGRPHAPKGADWDAAVAAWDQLRTDEGAEFDTEVYIDAAALSPFVTWGTNPGQGVPLSATVPDPEMMTDDAAKQSAEKALTYMDLTPGTPMREIAVDTVFVGSCTNGRIEDLRATAEVLRGRKVADGVRMLVVPGSMRVRAQAEAEGLGEVFVAAGAEWRQAGCSMCLGMNPDQLSPGQRCASTSNRNFEGRQGKGGRTHLVSPVVAAATAVRGTLSSPDDLN, from the coding sequence ATGGCCACCAATTCTGTTCCGCGCACCATGGCCGAGAAGGTCTGGGCGGACCATGTCGTCGCCTCCGGCGACGGCGAACCCGACTTGATCTACATCGACCTGCACCTCGTCCACGAGGTGACCAGCCCGCAGGCGTTCGACGGTCTGCGCCTGGCCGGCCGCCCGGTGCGTCGCCCCGATCTCACGATCGCCACCGAGGATCACAACGTCCCGACCGTGGACATCGACAAGCCGATCGCCGACCCGGTCTCGCGCACGCAGGTCGAGACGCTGCGGCGCAACTGCGAGGAATTCGGCATCCGGCTGCACCCCATGGGCGATGTCGAACAGGGCATCGTGCACATCATCGGACCGCAGCTGGGCCTGACCCAGCCGGGCACGACGGTGGTGTGCGGGGACAGCCACACCTCCACGCACGGCGCGTTCGGCGCGCTGGCCATGGGCATCGGGACTTCCGAGGTCGAGCACGTGCTGGCCACCCAGACGTTGCCGCTCAAGCCCTTCAAGACCATGGCGGTCAACGTCGACGGCACCCTGCCGGCCGGCGTGACGGCCAAGGACATCATCCTGGCCGTGATCGCCAAGATCGGCACCGGCGGGGGACAGGGCCACGTCATCGAGTACCGCGGCAGCGCCATCGAGGCGCTGTCGATGGAGGGCCGGATGACGGTGTGCAACATGAGCATCGAGGCGGGTGCCCGCGCCGGCATGGTCGCCCCGGACCAGACCACCTACGAGTTCCTGAAGGGCCGGCCGCACGCGCCGAAGGGTGCCGATTGGGATGCAGCGGTGGCCGCCTGGGATCAGTTGCGCACCGACGAGGGCGCCGAGTTCGACACCGAGGTCTACATCGACGCGGCTGCCCTGAGCCCGTTCGTCACCTGGGGCACCAATCCGGGGCAGGGCGTTCCGCTGTCGGCGACGGTGCCCGATCCGGAGATGATGACCGACGACGCGGCCAAGCAGTCCGCCGAGAAGGCGCTGACGTACATGGATTTGACGCCTGGCACGCCGATGCGCGAGATCGCGGTCGACACGGTGTTCGTCGGGTCGTGCACCAACGGCCGCATCGAGGATCTGCGGGCGACGGCCGAGGTGCTGCGCGGCCGCAAGGTCGCCGACGGGGTCCGGATGCTGGTGGTGCCCGGTTCGATGCGGGTGCGCGCGCAGGCCGAAGCCGAAGGCCTCGGCGAGGTTTTCGTGGCCGCCGGCGCCGAGTGGCGGCAGGCGGGCTGCTCGATGTGTCTGGGCATGAACCCGGATCAGCTCTCGCCCGGGCAGCGCTGCGCCTCGACGTCGAACCGCAACTTCGAAGGGCGACAGGGCAAAGGTGGCCGAACTCACCTGGTATCCCCGGTGGTGGCCGCCGCAACGGCGGTGCGCGGCACGCTGTCCTCGCCGGACGATCTGAACTAG
- a CDS encoding IclR family transcriptional regulator produces MRQDSGIGVLDKAVGVLHSIADSPCGLAELCERTGLPRATAHRLAAGLETHRLLARDGEGRWRLGPALTELAAHVNDPLLAASAAVLPELREITGESVQLYRREGTSRICVAALEPPSGLRDTVPVGARMPMTAGSGAKVLLAYSDADTQQAVLSEAKFTDRALAEVRKRGWAQSAAEREPGVASVSAPVRDAKGAVIAAISVSGPIDRMGRRPGVRWATDLLAAADAVTRRL; encoded by the coding sequence GTGAGACAGGATAGCGGCATTGGCGTTCTGGACAAAGCCGTCGGCGTGCTTCATTCCATCGCGGATTCCCCGTGCGGCCTCGCCGAGCTGTGTGAACGCACCGGACTCCCCCGGGCCACCGCCCACCGCCTGGCCGCGGGCCTGGAGACGCACCGATTGCTCGCGCGCGACGGCGAGGGCCGGTGGCGGCTGGGTCCCGCGCTGACCGAACTCGCCGCCCACGTCAACGATCCGCTGCTGGCCGCCAGTGCGGCGGTACTGCCCGAACTGCGCGAGATCACCGGCGAGAGCGTGCAGTTGTACCGCCGCGAGGGCACCTCACGGATCTGCGTCGCCGCCCTGGAACCGCCCTCGGGCCTGCGCGACACGGTCCCGGTCGGGGCGCGGATGCCGATGACCGCCGGGTCGGGCGCCAAGGTGCTGCTGGCCTACAGCGATGCGGACACCCAACAGGCCGTGCTCTCGGAGGCCAAGTTCACCGACCGCGCCCTGGCCGAGGTGCGTAAGCGCGGTTGGGCGCAGAGCGCCGCCGAACGCGAACCCGGGGTGGCCAGCGTGTCGGCTCCGGTGCGCGACGCCAAGGGTGCGGTGATAGCGGCGATTTCGGTGTCCGGCCCCATCGACCGGATGGGCCGGCGCCCCGGCGTCCGGTGGGCCACCGACCTGCTCGCGGCGGCCGACGCGGTGACCCGCCGGCTCTAA
- a CDS encoding APC family permease: protein MVGLGAMLGAGIFAALAPAAGAAGPALLIGLVLAAAIAYCNAISSARLAIRYPVSGGAYIYGRRRLGDFWGYLAGWGFVVGKIASCAAIALTVGHYAWPAAPQAVAVAAVIVVTVINYLGVQKSALVTRVIVGVVLTVLGAVAVTVFTSGHSAEPAAAATPASVPGVLQSAALLFFAFAGYARIATLGEEVREPTRVIPRAILIALSVAVLCYGVVAVAVLSVLGPQRLAASAAPLVAAVEAAGAPALMPVVAATAVIAAVGSLLALLLGVSRTVLAMARDRYLPTSLAAVHPRFGVPHRAELAVGAVVAVLAATVDLRAAIGFSSFGVLVYYAIANAAAFTLRGSGGRAAGVIPVVGMSGCLALAFALPLTAVLAGVFVLAVGAGGYALRRR from the coding sequence ATGGTCGGGCTGGGCGCAATGCTGGGGGCGGGCATCTTCGCCGCCCTGGCCCCCGCGGCCGGGGCCGCGGGCCCGGCGTTGCTGATCGGGTTGGTCCTCGCGGCGGCCATCGCCTACTGCAACGCCATCTCCTCGGCGCGCCTTGCGATCCGGTACCCGGTCTCCGGCGGCGCCTACATCTACGGCCGACGACGGCTCGGTGACTTCTGGGGCTACCTGGCGGGCTGGGGCTTCGTCGTCGGCAAGATCGCCTCGTGTGCGGCCATCGCGCTGACGGTGGGCCATTACGCATGGCCGGCCGCGCCGCAGGCCGTTGCGGTGGCGGCCGTGATTGTCGTCACGGTGATCAACTACCTGGGCGTGCAGAAGTCGGCATTGGTGACCCGGGTCATCGTCGGCGTCGTGCTGACGGTGCTCGGCGCTGTCGCGGTGACGGTGTTCACGTCGGGGCACAGCGCGGAACCGGCGGCGGCCGCAACGCCCGCGTCGGTGCCGGGCGTGCTGCAGTCGGCGGCGCTGTTGTTCTTCGCCTTCGCCGGGTACGCCCGTATCGCCACCCTGGGCGAGGAGGTGCGCGAGCCCACCCGGGTCATCCCACGGGCGATCCTGATCGCCCTGTCGGTGGCGGTGCTCTGCTACGGCGTCGTCGCCGTGGCGGTGCTGAGCGTGCTTGGCCCGCAACGGTTGGCGGCCTCGGCGGCCCCGCTGGTGGCGGCGGTCGAGGCGGCCGGCGCGCCGGCGCTGATGCCGGTGGTGGCGGCGACGGCGGTGATCGCCGCGGTCGGTTCGCTGTTGGCGCTGCTGCTCGGGGTTTCGCGCACCGTCTTGGCCATGGCGCGGGACCGGTATCTGCCAACGTCGTTGGCCGCGGTGCATCCTCGGTTCGGCGTGCCGCACCGCGCCGAACTCGCGGTGGGCGCGGTGGTCGCCGTGCTGGCGGCGACGGTCGACCTGCGGGCCGCCATCGGATTCTCGTCGTTCGGGGTGCTGGTCTACTACGCGATCGCCAATGCCGCGGCGTTCACGCTGCGCGGCAGCGGCGGCCGGGCGGCCGGGGTGATCCCGGTGGTCGGGATGTCGGGCTGTCTGGCACTGGCATTCGCGCTTCCGCTCACCGCCGTGCTGGCCGGCGTGTTCGTCCTGGCCGTGGGGGCCGGGGGGTACGCGCTGCGCCGACGTTAG
- a CDS encoding PPOX class F420-dependent oxidoreductase — translation MGTNQRAQIVMSDDEITEFVATSRTGTLATVGPDGQPHLVAMWYGIVDGEIWLETKIKSQKAVNLRRDPRFTFMIEAGDTYDSLRGVSFEGTVEITDDPDTILRVGISVWERYTGPYTEEMRPAVDMMMNKRVAVRLVTTRTRSWDHRKLGMPAMPLSGSTAPQG, via the coding sequence ATGGGAACCAATCAACGCGCACAGATCGTCATGTCTGACGACGAGATCACCGAGTTCGTCGCCACCAGTCGCACCGGGACGCTGGCCACCGTCGGCCCCGACGGACAACCGCACCTGGTGGCCATGTGGTACGGGATCGTCGACGGCGAGATCTGGTTGGAGACCAAGATCAAGTCGCAGAAGGCGGTGAACCTGCGGCGCGATCCGCGGTTCACTTTCATGATCGAGGCCGGCGACACCTACGACAGCCTGCGCGGGGTGTCGTTCGAGGGGACCGTCGAGATCACCGACGACCCGGACACCATTCTGCGAGTGGGGATCAGCGTGTGGGAGCGCTACACCGGGCCCTACACCGAGGAGATGCGGCCCGCCGTCGACATGATGATGAACAAGCGGGTCGCTGTGCGGTTGGTCACCACGCGCACGCGGTCCTGGGATCACCGCAAGCTCGGAATGCCCGCGATGCCGTTGTCCGGGTCGACCGCGCCGCAGGGCTGA
- the gltX gene encoding glutamate--tRNA ligase → MSTNSAVRVRFCPSPTGTPHVGLIRTALFNWAYARHTGGAFVFRIEDTDAARDSEESYLALLDALRWLGLDWDEGPEVGGPYGPYRQSQRREIYLDVIERLLAAGEAYEAYSTAEEVEARHVAAGRNPKLGYDNFDRDLTAEQRESFRAQGRKPVVRLRMPDTDLSWHDLVRGETTYPAGSVPDFALTRGSGDPLYTLVNPVDDALMKITHVLRGEDLLPSTPRQLALYAALIRIGVAEATPQFAHLPPVLGEGNKKLSKRDPQSNLFLHRDRGFIPEGLLNYLALLGWSIADDRDIFTIEEMIAAFDVVDVNSNPARFDQKKADALNAEHLRLLDAADFTARLRAYFEAHGHDTGLDDAGFAEAAALVQTRVVVLGDAWGLLKFFGDGSYEIDPKAAGKELGAAAAPVLDAAVAALEALGQWSTEGIETALKTSLIDGLELKPRKAFGPVRVAITGSLVSPPLFESMQLLGRDRSLARLRAARAGLQ, encoded by the coding sequence ATGTCGACCAATTCTGCTGTCCGGGTTCGGTTCTGTCCGTCGCCGACGGGTACCCCGCACGTCGGGCTGATCCGCACCGCGCTGTTCAACTGGGCCTACGCCCGCCACACCGGCGGCGCGTTCGTGTTCCGCATCGAGGACACCGACGCCGCCCGCGACAGCGAGGAGAGCTACCTGGCGCTGCTGGACGCGCTGCGGTGGCTGGGCCTGGACTGGGACGAGGGCCCCGAGGTCGGCGGGCCGTACGGGCCCTACCGGCAGTCGCAGCGCCGGGAGATCTACCTCGATGTGATCGAGCGCCTGCTGGCGGCGGGGGAGGCCTACGAGGCGTACTCCACCGCCGAGGAGGTCGAGGCGCGCCACGTCGCCGCCGGCCGCAATCCCAAGCTGGGCTACGACAACTTCGACCGCGACCTCACCGCGGAACAGCGCGAGAGCTTCCGCGCGCAGGGCCGCAAACCCGTTGTCCGGCTGCGGATGCCCGATACCGACCTGAGCTGGCATGACCTGGTGCGCGGCGAAACCACCTACCCGGCCGGGTCGGTGCCCGACTTCGCGCTGACGCGCGGCAGCGGAGATCCGTTGTACACGTTGGTCAATCCCGTCGACGACGCCCTGATGAAGATCACCCACGTGCTGCGCGGCGAGGACCTGCTGCCGTCGACACCGCGGCAGTTGGCGCTGTACGCGGCGCTGATCCGGATCGGGGTCGCCGAGGCCACCCCGCAGTTCGCGCATCTGCCGCCGGTGCTCGGCGAGGGCAACAAGAAACTATCCAAGCGCGATCCGCAGTCCAACCTGTTCCTGCACCGCGATCGCGGGTTCATCCCGGAGGGTCTGCTCAATTACCTTGCCCTGTTGGGCTGGTCGATCGCCGACGATCGCGACATCTTCACCATCGAGGAGATGATCGCCGCGTTCGACGTCGTCGACGTCAACTCCAACCCCGCCCGGTTCGACCAGAAGAAGGCCGACGCGCTCAACGCCGAACACCTCCGCCTGCTCGACGCCGCCGACTTCACCGCGCGACTACGGGCCTACTTCGAGGCCCACGGCCACGACACCGGGCTCGACGACGCCGGCTTCGCCGAGGCAGCCGCGTTGGTCCAGACCCGGGTCGTGGTGCTCGGCGACGCCTGGGGCCTGCTGAAGTTCTTCGGCGACGGCTCCTACGAGATCGACCCCAAGGCGGCCGGCAAGGAACTCGGCGCCGCTGCCGCACCGGTGCTCGACGCCGCGGTGGCCGCGCTGGAGGCGCTCGGGCAGTGGAGCACCGAGGGCATCGAGACCGCGCTGAAGACCAGCCTGATCGACGGCCTGGAGCTCAAACCGCGTAAGGCCTTCGGACCGGTGCGGGTGGCCATCACCGGGTCCCTGGTGAGCCCGCCGCTGTTCGAATCGATGCAACTGCTGGGCCGTGACCGCAGCTTGGCGCGGTTGCGGGCGGCGCGCGCCGGGCTCCAGTGA
- a CDS encoding fumarylacetoacetate hydrolase family protein, giving the protein MRLGRIASPDGVAFVSIEGDAGQETCQEIAEHPFGTPTFTGRAWPLADVRLLAPILASKVICMGKNYAAHAAEMGGVAPDDPVIFLKPNTAIVGPGVPIQLPAGANPVHHEGELAAVIGRPCKDVPAARAAENILGYTIANDVSARDQQKHDGQWTRAKGHDTFCPVGPWIVTDLDPSDLELRTEVNGQVRQQSSTALMIHDIGAIIEWVSSVMTLLPGDLILTGTPEGVGPLEDGDTVSVTVSGIGTLTNPVVRKGK; this is encoded by the coding sequence ATGCGCCTAGGTCGAATCGCCAGCCCAGACGGCGTCGCCTTCGTCAGTATCGAAGGGGATGCCGGCCAGGAAACCTGCCAGGAAATTGCCGAACATCCGTTCGGCACACCGACGTTCACCGGCCGGGCCTGGCCGCTGGCCGACGTCCGGCTGCTGGCCCCCATCCTGGCCAGCAAGGTGATCTGCATGGGCAAGAACTACGCCGCCCACGCCGCGGAGATGGGTGGTGTGGCCCCGGACGATCCGGTGATCTTCCTCAAGCCCAACACCGCCATCGTCGGCCCCGGCGTGCCCATCCAGCTGCCCGCCGGCGCCAACCCGGTGCACCACGAGGGCGAACTCGCCGCGGTCATCGGCCGGCCCTGCAAGGACGTGCCCGCGGCGCGGGCGGCCGAGAACATCCTGGGCTACACCATTGCCAACGACGTGTCCGCGCGCGATCAGCAGAAGCACGACGGGCAGTGGACCCGGGCCAAGGGGCACGACACGTTCTGCCCGGTGGGCCCGTGGATCGTCACCGATCTGGACCCGTCGGACCTGGAGTTGCGCACCGAGGTCAACGGCCAGGTGCGCCAGCAGTCCAGCACCGCGCTGATGATCCACGACATCGGCGCCATCATCGAGTGGGTCTCGTCGGTGATGACCCTGCTGCCCGGTGACCTCATCCTGACCGGCACCCCCGAGGGGGTCGGTCCGCTCGAGGACGGCGACACCGTCAGCGTCACGGTCTCGGGCATCGGCACCCTGACCAATCCCGTTGTGCGCAAAGGAAAGTGA
- a CDS encoding TetR/AcrR family transcriptional regulator produces MSTRARTYGGATSGERRSKRRAALMDAALGLVGEVGVGGITVRGVCSAARLNDRYFYESFRTTDELLLALFDEQIALASTVMLAAIAQNPPDPMVRARAAIGTGLRHLTADPRRGPLLIGSQATEGLRARRRDLIKSLAQIMAEQGRALLAGQQALDPDLDLAALTLVAGGFDLVTGWLQGEPDITREHLENFLVAMVTAPRVSGTPD; encoded by the coding sequence ATGTCGACGCGGGCGCGCACCTACGGCGGCGCCACCTCCGGGGAGCGCCGCTCGAAGCGGCGGGCCGCCCTGATGGACGCGGCGCTCGGGTTGGTGGGCGAGGTCGGCGTCGGCGGGATCACCGTCCGCGGGGTGTGCTCGGCCGCCCGGCTCAACGACCGGTACTTCTACGAAAGCTTCCGCACCACAGACGAATTGCTGTTGGCGCTGTTCGACGAGCAGATTGCGCTGGCCTCGACGGTCATGCTGGCCGCGATCGCGCAGAATCCGCCGGACCCGATGGTGCGGGCGCGCGCCGCGATCGGGACCGGTCTGCGGCATCTGACCGCGGACCCCCGGCGCGGGCCGCTGCTCATCGGCTCGCAGGCCACCGAGGGTCTGCGCGCCCGGCGGCGCGACCTGATCAAGTCGTTGGCGCAGATCATGGCCGAGCAGGGCCGCGCGCTGCTGGCCGGCCAGCAGGCCCTGGACCCCGACCTGGACCTGGCGGCGCTGACGCTGGTCGCCGGGGGCTTCGACCTCGTCACCGGCTGGCTGCAGGGCGAGCCCGACATCACCCGCGAGCACCTGGAGAACTTCCTGGTGGCGATGGTCACCGCGCCCCGGGTCAGCGGCACGCCCGACTGA
- a CDS encoding oxygenase MpaB family protein — MGPTPEKLPNPPALTVFPFSLFMRLLPGQDVRATAPQRESFRRFADLGDPLADDLVAMIQRLPTGQGRAMFETAVEQGVDAVPDPPEELVAFFASVDDQPYWLDHDKLELAARVTMRTGVVGIGLALPGLALTGGYLASKADKPLVGTGDLQRMAPRRLNETATWYIDVTSPGGLDRFADGFTGTLRVRLMHALVRAAMNRREDWDYDNWDAPVNQVQLAGTLMLFSLANLAGCQAMGMRFSDRERDAVFHFWRYVGLLMGVHPELVPTSEADTWRLFWLEADTEFEPDEDSFLLAQALHADRDEGWATELGRAYLSSYSRLILGKTNADRLGLVDNKGLQAAVLATSALNRALEYRRLLPGMTWLSEELGQRARKGLVSRGLMETGGDRSYGRHDQLAATG; from the coding sequence ATGGGCCCCACTCCCGAGAAGTTGCCGAATCCACCGGCGCTGACGGTATTCCCGTTCAGCCTGTTCATGCGCCTGCTGCCCGGCCAGGACGTGCGCGCGACGGCCCCGCAACGCGAGTCGTTCCGCCGCTTCGCCGACCTCGGCGATCCGCTGGCCGACGACCTCGTCGCGATGATCCAGCGCCTGCCCACCGGGCAGGGCCGGGCGATGTTCGAGACCGCCGTCGAGCAGGGCGTCGACGCGGTGCCGGATCCGCCCGAGGAGCTGGTGGCCTTCTTCGCCTCCGTCGACGACCAGCCGTACTGGCTCGACCACGACAAGCTGGAGTTGGCCGCGCGGGTCACCATGCGCACCGGCGTCGTCGGCATCGGCCTGGCGCTGCCCGGCTTGGCGCTCACCGGCGGGTATCTGGCATCCAAGGCCGACAAGCCCCTAGTGGGCACCGGCGATCTGCAGCGGATGGCGCCGCGGCGGCTCAACGAGACCGCCACCTGGTACATCGACGTGACCTCGCCGGGCGGGCTGGACCGCTTCGCCGACGGCTTCACCGGCACGCTGCGCGTGCGACTGATGCACGCCCTGGTGCGCGCGGCGATGAATCGGCGCGAGGACTGGGACTACGACAACTGGGACGCCCCGGTCAACCAGGTGCAACTGGCGGGCACGCTGATGCTGTTCTCGCTGGCCAACCTCGCCGGCTGCCAGGCCATGGGGATGCGGTTCTCCGATCGCGAGCGCGACGCGGTGTTCCACTTCTGGCGCTACGTGGGACTACTGATGGGCGTGCACCCCGAACTGGTCCCCACCTCGGAGGCCGACACCTGGCGGCTGTTCTGGCTCGAGGCCGACACCGAGTTCGAACCGGACGAGGACTCCTTCCTGCTGGCCCAGGCGCTGCACGCCGACCGCGACGAGGGCTGGGCGACCGAACTGGGACGCGCGTACCTGTCGTCCTACAGCCGACTGATCCTGGGCAAGACCAACGCCGACCGCCTCGGCTTGGTCGACAACAAGGGATTGCAGGCCGCGGTGCTGGCGACCTCGGCGCTCAACCGGGCCTTGGAATATCGCCGCCTGCTGCCCGGAATGACCTGGCTCAGTGAGGAATTGGGGCAGCGGGCCCGCAAGGGACTGGTGTCGCGCGGACTGATGGAGACCGGCGGCGACCGCAGCTACGGCCGCCACGATCAGCTCGCCGCGACGGGATAG